A window of the Thalassophryne amazonica chromosome 11, fThaAma1.1, whole genome shotgun sequence genome harbors these coding sequences:
- the LOC117520763 gene encoding transmembrane protein 271-like, translated as MKLSGKGLCAFVSSSLLFVCALSELVVGLRCVSVGSSVKAQFRLSAAAGAFYSGLLVGAGQLLLGSALLCCAGRPGCRNLLLLGVVVFLLGVLTAFSGAVVDGDTASVVERKYSHYCFHSAHRSRACAQLREYQRSLVLSSVLSTLECVLGLINLLVIKRYKAAQLPRSRVSERRSAGAIILGEERDCASADFQPVSYINLGVFNVFDDEAGAEVQCGGHPCVELPGYSSSDPELNHCFPFSFPLPAELPPAYEDIFPAEACDT; from the coding sequence TCCAGCTCCCTCCTCTTCGTGTGCGCCCTGAGCGAACTTGTGGTCGGATTACGATGCGTGTCCGTGGGCTCCTCGGTCAAAGCGCAGTTCCGCCTCAGCGCCGCGGCCGGAGCCTTCTACTCGGGGCTCCTTGTGGGAGCGGGTCAGCTCCTGCTGGGCTCCGCGCTCCTCTGCTGCGCGGGGAGACCCGGCTGCAGGAACCTGCTCCTCCTCGGGGTCGTGGTCTTCTTGCTGGGAGTCCTCACCGCCTTCTCCGGCGCCGTGGTGGACGGAGACACGGCGTCCGTGGTGGAGAGGAAATACTCCCACTACTGCTTCCACTCCGCGCACAGGAGCCGCGCGTGCGCGCAGCTGCGGGAGTACCAGCGGAGTCTGGTCCTGTCGTCGGTGCTCAGCACGCTGGAGTGCGTGTTGGGGCTCATCAACCTGCTGGTCATCAAACGGTACAAAGCGGCGCAGCTCCCGCGGAGTCGAGTGTCTGAGAGGAGGAGCGCAGGGGCCATCATCCTCGGCGAGGAGCGGGACTGCGCCTCCGCCGACTTCCAGCCGGTGTCCTACATCAACTTGGGTGTTTTTAACGTCTTTGATGACGAGGCGGGCGCCGAGGTGCAGTGCGGAGGACACCCGTGTGTGGAGCTGCCGGGTTACTCCTCCTCGGACCCGGAGCTCAACCACTGCTTCCCCTTCTCCTTCCCGCTGCCCGCCGAGCTTCCGCCCGCCTACGAGGACATTTTCCCCGCCGAGGCATGTGACACATAG